The DNA segment CCAGAGCGCAAAAGTAGAAAGCGAATAGCCAAACGGATCTTCTTGCCCCTGGTAACGCTCCACATAAGAAGCATTTCTTCGTGCAAACGTTGCCAGCGGATCTTCAGTTAAAAGTCTGGATATTACTGATTTCATACTCAATACCAGAGTTTGCGCCTACTTACGGACAATTTTGCCCACTAACCAGAGGAAGCCAAGCACGCCTGGTCCAAAGGAAAGAATCAGGATAAAGCGCTTGAGCAGGTAGCGCATCAGGCTCTTACCGCGCTCAGATACAGCCTCTCCGTCTTCGGAAACTTCCGAATCGTGCTCTTGTGTGTCAAAATCTTGCATGATTTTCTCCAAAAGTAAGTCTTATTGGGCCTTTTGCCCCCGGGCAAGTGCTGCCAGAAGCTGTCAAAAAGTCAGCTTGGGTATCCTTTTCAAGCGTCAAAAAACTAGTATAAATAGATAAGCTCATAAACTATTTGTCATTAGCCCCTGGCTTAAGAAACATTTACCCTTGACACCCCCACAAGCTCAGCAAGCAATTTGCCAGAAGCGGTGCGATAATTTGACGGTAATCGAATTTAAGGACCAAGTTGATGCAACCAGATTTTGAAAAAATGATGAGCGCTATGGCTAAAGCTCAAGAGCAACTTTTTAAAGTGCAAAACGAGCTTGCCACCCTCAATGTAGAAGGACAGGCTGGCGGCGGAGCTGTCAAAGTCGTCTGCAACGGCGAGTTTCAATTTAAGAGCATCAAAATCCAACCAGATGCAGTCGACATGAGCGATTTGACTATGCTCGAAGATCTGGTTTTGACTGCTATCAACGATGCCTCCAGCAAAGCAAAAGATATCGGTCAACAAAAGATGACTTCTTCAATGAAGGGCATTCCGTTGCCTCCAGGCCTCGGACTCTAAGCAACACTGGTAACTGATGTATTTCACGCCACCTC comes from the Candidatus Obscuribacter sp. genome and includes:
- a CDS encoding YbaB/EbfC family nucleoid-associated protein gives rise to the protein MQPDFEKMMSAMAKAQEQLFKVQNELATLNVEGQAGGGAVKVVCNGEFQFKSIKIQPDAVDMSDLTMLEDLVLTAINDASSKAKDIGQQKMTSSMKGIPLPPGLGL